The genomic region CCGTGTGCAGGCGTTCGATCCGCAGGAGTTGGTGCGGCTCCGCCCGCCGCAGGCGCTGCAGATCGGGCGCCTCCTCGGCGAGGCCGAGCGCCTCGGCCAGCGTCCTCGGCTCGGCCGAGCCGGCACCCAGGAACCATTCCTTCATCAGCCGTGCCCGGCGCGCTCGTTCTGCGCTCATCTGCCCCCGCCCCTCGATCACAGAGGCAGTTCTACCGTTCCGCGCCCCGAAGCGGAACCCGAGCCCTGATCTCCACGTCAGGCCCAGTCTCCTCGCGAACTTCCCGAACGACCGTGGCCGGCAGGGACTCACCGAGGTCCATGGTCCTGCCTGGCAGCGCGAACAGACGATTGCCGGTCCGCCGTTGCAGGAGGATGCGCCCGTCGTCGGTGGCCACGGCGGAGGCTGCCACGTCCCAGCTCTCCACGACTGGCGATCCGGATCGCGCGCGCCTCAGCCGCTCGCTGCTGAAGAAGATCATTCAGGCGAGGGTGAGCCTCACGAGTAGCTGGGCTTGCCGAGGAAGCGCTGGGCTTCCTCGGCAGCCTGACGGCGCCCGGTCACGCGCCGCTTGTGGAACGGTCGGTCAGCTGCCGGCCTTGAGCAGCTCGCCCGAGCCGACGGCCGAGGTGAACCGAGTGAACGCGGCCTGGTCGAAGCGGAGGGCCGGGCCGTGCGGGTCCTTGCTGTCGCGCACGGCGATCTCACCAGGCAGGCCGAGGGCGCACTCCACGCAGTTCTCGTTCCCTCCGCTGTAGCTCGACTTGCGGAAGCTGAACCCGGTGGCGGCGGCATCGGAGTGGTGACTCACTTGATCGCGTCTCTCTGTTCGGTGATGAAGGCGAGCGAGTCGTCCTTGGCCATGGCCTCGGACGTGATTTCGGTGAACCTCGCTCGGTACAGCTCCACATCGGTCGGATCCTCGACCAAGGTGCGGGCTCGACCGGTGCTCGAGGAAGTGACTGAGCTTGAGACGCTGCGTGTGGTGGATGGGTAGATCGGTCAGTTCGGACGGGTCGATGAAGCGCAGTTCTGTGGACTCGTCAGAGATGCGCAGCGTTCCGCAGATCACCCGTGCGGTGAAGCAGACGTTGAACTGCTGGCGCACCTCGCCGTCCGAGTAGGCGATGATGTGGCGCGGATCGGTGTAGGTACCGACCAGCAACCGCCGATTGGGAGCCGGGCCGGACGGAGTACGTGGTTGTGCAGTCCGGGCCCCGCCGGTTGTGGGACCAGGTAGCCGGCGCCTGGCAGTGGTGGGCGGACCATGGGCGACCAGGCTTCGACCGGTTCGGTCTCACTGTCACCCCCGACGGACAGACCGTCTGGTTGGACGCGCCAGCCAAGCTCGTTCCAGTCAGGAGCTGACCGCCCGAGTGCTGCCCCGTCCGTGGCGCCGCTGTGGTGGTTAGCCGGATGCTGAACCCGGATGGTGGGTCTTCCTCGCCCTGCCTTGAAAGCGAGCTGCCCTCCCGTTGTTTCGACGGGAGGGCAGCTGTCACATCCAGAAGTGGATGCCGACGCAGATGAGCGCCGTCAGTGCGGCTATGCAGGGCATGCGCGAATTGACCCTCTTTCAGGCTCTGTTCTGTGCGGAAGCTTAACGATGATCATAGGTCAACTACCGGGCCGAGCTGCAAATCCGACCGAGCACCGGACCGAAACGTCGTATCATCCGACCTTGCTGCCGCACATATGAGCGAGAAAAGATGTCAGTCGGACCGATTAGATTCGACGCGCGACGGCTCGGCTGTGGCCGAGCCGGACCAGAAGCTTGGCGCGCGCGGACTGTGCCGCTGCTTCCTCCACGGGCGCGTTCAGCTGACGAGCAAGGTCCACTGCGGCCTCCAAGTGCCTTCCGGCGATGTCGAGTCGACCGGTCTCCAGCTCGGCCAGCCCGAGGCCGCGAAGTGCGACGGTGCGGTGATGGTCGGCGCCGATGATGGTGGCAAGGGTGACGGCTTGCTGGTACCACTCCTCGGCCGTGGCGGGGTCGCGTGCGTCAAGATGGAGGGTGCCGAGCGCGATCATGGTCGCCACCTGACTCCAGCGTTCGCCGTGCTGACGGAAGGTCTCCAATGCGACCCGTTGGAGGCTTCGGGCACGGTCGAGTTCCGTTGCGATGTCCAAGGTTGCCGCCAGGTTGTTTCTAATGGTGGCGAGTTCCAGCGGCGACAGCACCGAGTGGCCGATTGCCAGTGCGCCTTCGAAGGATTCTCTTGCTGCGCGCAGGTCGCCCTGTCCTTCGTGGA from Kitasatospora azatica KCTC 9699 harbors:
- a CDS encoding DUF397 domain-containing protein codes for the protein MSHHSDAAATGFSFRKSSYSGGNENCVECALGLPGEIAVRDSKDPHGPALRFDQAAFTRFTSAVGSGELLKAGS